The genomic DNA GTCGGTGAGATGCCGACGCGCGACGCCAGTCAGGAAAAGATCATGGCAACCATCATCAGATCGGGGGATCGCACATGACCCAGACCACCACCAACCCGGACAACGCAGACGCGGCCCCGGTGCAGATCAAGTCGAGCTGGTCCTTCCTGCGCGGTCACATGCGCGAATACGGCATCCTGTTTGCCCTGATCGCGATCATGGCGTTCTTTCAGGTGGCGACGGGGGGCATCCTGCTGAAGCCCGTCAACCTGACGAACCTGATTCTGCAGAACAGCTATATCATCATCATGGCGATCGGCATGCTGCTGATCATCGTGGCGGGACATATCGACCTGAGCGTCGGGTCGGTCATGGGCTTCGTCGGCGCACTGGCCGCCGTGATGATCGTCAATTTCAACATTCCCTACCTGATCGCTGGTATCATCTGCCTCTTCGCGGGGGCCGTGATCGGTATGGCGCAGGGGTTCTGGGTCGCCTATTTCAAGATCCCCAGCTTCATCGTGACCTTGGCTGGCATGCTGGTCTTCAAGGGCCTGACGCTCTGGCTGCTGGCGGGCCAATCCGTCGGCCCGTTCCCGGCGCAATTCCAACTGATCGCGTCCGGTTTCATCCCTGACCTGATCGGCAGCGGCAAGCCCAACGTCTTCTCGCTGGTGATCGGTGTCGGCGTCGCGGCCCTGATCCTTGTCCTCGCGATCCGGTCCCGGATGGAGGCCACCAAGACCGGCAGCGTCGAGGAACCCTTCGTCTTCTTCGCCGCCAAGAACGGGCTGATCTTCGCCGCCCTCGTCTACATGAGCTACCTCATGGCCTATTTCCGGGGCCTGCCCAACGTCTTCATCGTCATGGCTCTGCTGATCGCGGTCTATTCCTTCGTCACCAGCCGCACGACCATCGGTCGCCGCATCTACGCCATCGGCGGCAATGAAAAAGCCGCCATGCTGTCGGGCATCAACGCCCCGCGCCTGACCTTCCTGACCTTCGCCAACATGGGCGTGCTGGCGGCCCTCGCGGGCCTCGTGTTCGCCGCCCGGCTGAACACCGCAACGCCCAAGGCCGGTGCCGGGTTCGAGCTGGACGTGATCGCGGCCGTCTTCATCGGCGGTGCGTCGATGGCTGGCGGTGTCGGTACCATCGTCGGCGCCGTGATCGGGGCCTTCATCATGGGCGTGATGAACAACGGCATGTCGATCCTTGGGATCGGCATCGACTGGCAACAATGCATCAAGGGGCTGGTGCTGCTGGCCGCCGTGATCTTCGACGTCATGAACAAAAGAAAGGCCTGATCCCATGCTGCTGTCCCAATACCGCACCCAAACCGGTGGCATCCAGCTTGTCGCCCGCGACGGCACGCAGGCCTGCGCCGTCAAGACGGACGCAACACTCTACGACCTAGCGATAGACTGCGCAGCGCAGGGCATGTCCCTGCGCGACCGTATTGGCCAGCTTGGGATGGGAGAGGTCGTCGACCTCGAGGCACTGTATGAAGGCGGCCGCATACTGCCACCCCTGTTCCATCCCGATCCGGCGCACACCTACCTGACCGGCACCGGCCTAACGCATCTCGGGTCCGCCTCGACCCGCGCCGCAATGCACGAGAAGGCGGACAAGGCCGAAACCGACTCCATGAAGATGTTCCGCTGGGGCATCGAGGGTGGCAAGCCAGAGGGGTCCGTCCCCGGCGTGCAGCCCGAATGGTTCTACAAGGGCACCGGCCATGCCCTGATCGCGCCCGGCGCCCCCCTGCCCTCGCCGTCCTTCGCGCTGGACGGCGGTGAGGAGCCGGAGATCGCTGGCGTCTATATCATCGGCGAGGGCGGCACGCCGTTTCGCGTGGGCTTTGCGCTGGCGAACGAATTTTCCGACCATGTGACGGAAAAGCAGAACTACCTCTACCTCGCCCATTCCAAGCTGCGGGCCTGCGCGGTCGGGCCGGAACTGCTGGCGGGTGATCTGCCCGCCGACATTCAGGGCCACAGCCAGGTGATCCGCGACGGCCACGCGATCTTTGACGCGCCCTTCGTCAGTGGCGAGGCGAACATGTCCCACACCATCGCCAACCTTGAACACCACCACTTCAAATACGGCATCTTCTGCCAGCCCGGTGACGTGCACATCCACATGTTCGGCACGGCGACCCTGTCCTTCGCCACCGGCCTGTCGTGTCAGCACGGCGACGTGTTCGAAATCGCAGCCCCCGCCTTCGGCTTGCCCCTGCGCAATGCACTGGCCATAGAGGCTGCGGCCCCAGCGGCCCGCGTCACCGTCAAAACCCTGTAGGAAAACGCCCATGACATTTACCCCTGCCTCCTGGCCCCGTCGTCTGCGTTCGCAGGAATGGTATGGCGGCACGTCCCGCGACAACATCTACCACCGCGGCTGGCTGAAGAACCAAGGCTATCCCGACGACCTGTTCGACGGCCGCCCGGTGATCGGCATCCTGAACACATGGTCCGACCTGACCCCCTGCAACGGCCACCTGCGCGAACTGGCCGAAAAGGTGAAGGCCGGCGTCTGGGAGGCTGGCGGTTTCCCGGTCGAGGTGCCGGTGTTCAGTGCGTCCGAGAACACCTTCCGCCCCACGGCGATGATGTACCGCAACCTTGCCGCCATGGCGGTCGAGGAGGTGATGCGTGCCCAGCCCATCGACGGGGCCGTGCTGCTGGTCGGCTGTGACAAGACCACGCCGTCCCTGATGATGGGTGCAGCCAGCACCGACATCCCGTCCATCGTCGTCACTGGTGGGCCAATGCTGAACGGTTGGTTCCGGGGCGAACGGGTCGGATCGGGCACGGCGCTGTGGCAGATGTCAGAGGACATCAAGGCCGGCAAAATGACCCAAGATGAGTTCCTTGAGGCCGAGCAGGCGATGAGCCGGTCGTCGGGCACCTGCAACACGATGGGCACCGCCAGCACCATGGCCAGCATGGCCGAAGCGCTGGGCATGGCCCTGTCCGGCAATGCGGCAATCCCGGGTGTGGATTCCCGCCGCCGCGTCATGGCGCAGCTGACCGGGCGCCGCATCGTGCAGATGGTGAAGGACGACCTGAAACCCTCTGACATCCTGACGAAAAACGCCTTCGAGAACGCGATCCGCTGCAACGGCGCCATCGGCGGATCGACCAACGCGGTGATCCACCTGCTGGCGCTCGCCGGTCGCGTCGGCGTTGACGTGACCCTTGACGACTGGGACCGCTGCGGCCGCGACGTGCCGACCATCGTCAACCTGATGCCGTCCGGCAAATACCTGATGGAGGAATTCTTCTACGCCGGTGGTTTGCCGGTCGTTCTGAAGCGCCTGTCAGAAGCCGGCATGCTGCACGACGACGCGCTGACCGTATCGGGCACCACCATCGGTGAAGAGGTCAAGGGTGCGACCAACTGGAACGACGACGTGATCCTGCCGGTGGAAAAGGCGCTCGCAGCCTCCGGCGGTATCGCCGTGTTGCGCGGCAATCTGGCCCCCAACGGGGCGGTCCTGAAACCCTCTGCCGCCAGCCCGCACCTGATGAAACATCGCGGCCGGGCGGTCGTCTTCGAGGATATCGACGACTACAAGGCCCGGATCGAGGATGATGCCCTCGATATCGACGAAAACTGCGTGATGGTGATGAAGAACTGCGGCCCCAAAGGCTATCCCGGCATGTCCGAGGTCGGCAACATGGGCCTGCCGCCCAAGGTGCTGAAGAAGGGCATCACCGACATGGTGCGCATCAGCGACGCGCGGATGTCCGGCACCGCCTACGGCACCGTCGTCCTGCATACAGCACCAGAGGCCGCTGCCGGTGGGCCGCTGGCCGTGGTCCAGACCGGCGACATGATCGAACTCGACGTGGAGGCGCGGCGCATCCACCTGGATATCTCTGACGAAGAACTGGCCGCACGGCTGGCCGACTGGACCCCGCCCGCGCCGATGTTCACCAGCGGTTATTCCAAGATGTTCGTGGACATGGTCGAAGGCGCCGACACCGGTGCCGATTTCACGATCCTGAAAGGCAACCGCGGACACGAGGTGCCCCGTGACAGTCACTAGAGGCGCAGGTGCCGGTGGCGTCGGTCGCCAGTTGGTCAGCGAACCGATTGCCCTGCTGGGCATCGGCAAGATCGCCCGCGACCAGCATATCCCCGCCATTGCGGGCAGCACGGCTTTCCATCTGGCCGCGACCGTCAGCCGGTCCGGCGGGATCGACGACGTGGAAAACCATGCCGACATCGCCTCCCTACTGACGGCACGGCCCGACATCCGGGTCCTGTCGCTGTGCATGCCGCCCGTCCCGCGCTATGACATCGCCACGGCGGCGCTGGCGGCAGGCAAGCACGTCATGCTGGAAAAGCCCCCCGGTGCGACCGTGTCAGAGGTGCTGAAGCTCGAACGCCTTGCCCGCGCCAAGGGCGTGACGCTCTTTGCCACCTGGCATTCAAGAGAAGCGGCAGGCGTTGCACAGGCCCGCGCCCATCTGCGCGACGCACAGATCAAACACGTCCGGATTGACTGGAAGGAAGACGTCCGCCGCTGGCATCCGGGGCAGGACTGGATCTGGCAGGCCGGTGGCCTTGGCGTGTTCGACCCCGGCATCAATGCCCTGTCGATCATGACCGCAATCTTGCCGAATCCGGTGCATCTGACCGCTACGACACTCAGCTTTCCGGAAAACCGCGACACGCCCATCGCCGCCGACCTGACCTTCGCCGGACCTTCGGGCATGACCGTCGACGCCGCCTTCGACTGGCGGCAGGAGGGTCCGCAAAGCTGGAACATCACGGTGGATACCACCGGGGGCCAGCTGCGTCTGACCGACGGCGGCGCCACCCTGCACATCGACGGCATGGCGCAGACGACCGACGGCCCGGGCGAATACCCCGGCCTTTACCACCGCTTTGCGGAACTCATCGAGGCTGGCCAGTCCGACGTGGACGTCAGCCCCCTCCAGCATGTGGCCGATGCCTTCATGCTGGGTCGCCGCGAGACTGTCGCGGCATTTCATGACTAAGAAGGAATACGACATGACCAAGCTGACCGGCAACCACTACATCAACGGGGCCTGGGTCGCGGGGGGCACGATGTTCCAGTCCGATCCCGTCAGTGGCGACGCAGCAACCTTCCAGTCCGGCGGCACGCCCGAAATCGACGCCGCCATGACCGCTGCCGAAGCCGCCTTCGAGACCTATGGCTGGACCAGCCGCGCCGATCGCGCGGCGTTTCTGGAGGCTATCGCCGACGAGATCGAAGCGCGCGGCGCCGATCTGACCGCCTACGGCACCGCT from Loktanella sp. M215 includes the following:
- the araD1 gene encoding AraD1 family protein, which codes for MLLSQYRTQTGGIQLVARDGTQACAVKTDATLYDLAIDCAAQGMSLRDRIGQLGMGEVVDLEALYEGGRILPPLFHPDPAHTYLTGTGLTHLGSASTRAAMHEKADKAETDSMKMFRWGIEGGKPEGSVPGVQPEWFYKGTGHALIAPGAPLPSPSFALDGGEEPEIAGVYIIGEGGTPFRVGFALANEFSDHVTEKQNYLYLAHSKLRACAVGPELLAGDLPADIQGHSQVIRDGHAIFDAPFVSGEANMSHTIANLEHHHFKYGIFCQPGDVHIHMFGTATLSFATGLSCQHGDVFEIAAPAFGLPLRNALAIEAAAPAARVTVKTL
- the mmsB gene encoding multiple monosaccharide ABC transporter permease translates to MTQTTTNPDNADAAPVQIKSSWSFLRGHMREYGILFALIAIMAFFQVATGGILLKPVNLTNLILQNSYIIIMAIGMLLIIVAGHIDLSVGSVMGFVGALAAVMIVNFNIPYLIAGIICLFAGAVIGMAQGFWVAYFKIPSFIVTLAGMLVFKGLTLWLLAGQSVGPFPAQFQLIASGFIPDLIGSGKPNVFSLVIGVGVAALILVLAIRSRMEATKTGSVEEPFVFFAAKNGLIFAALVYMSYLMAYFRGLPNVFIVMALLIAVYSFVTSRTTIGRRIYAIGGNEKAAMLSGINAPRLTFLTFANMGVLAALAGLVFAARLNTATPKAGAGFELDVIAAVFIGGASMAGGVGTIVGAVIGAFIMGVMNNGMSILGIGIDWQQCIKGLVLLAAVIFDVMNKRKA
- a CDS encoding Gfo/Idh/MocA family protein, giving the protein MTVTRGAGAGGVGRQLVSEPIALLGIGKIARDQHIPAIAGSTAFHLAATVSRSGGIDDVENHADIASLLTARPDIRVLSLCMPPVPRYDIATAALAAGKHVMLEKPPGATVSEVLKLERLARAKGVTLFATWHSREAAGVAQARAHLRDAQIKHVRIDWKEDVRRWHPGQDWIWQAGGLGVFDPGINALSIMTAILPNPVHLTATTLSFPENRDTPIAADLTFAGPSGMTVDAAFDWRQEGPQSWNITVDTTGGQLRLTDGGATLHIDGMAQTTDGPGEYPGLYHRFAELIEAGQSDVDVSPLQHVADAFMLGRRETVAAFHD
- the araD gene encoding L-arabinonate dehydratase, with protein sequence MTFTPASWPRRLRSQEWYGGTSRDNIYHRGWLKNQGYPDDLFDGRPVIGILNTWSDLTPCNGHLRELAEKVKAGVWEAGGFPVEVPVFSASENTFRPTAMMYRNLAAMAVEEVMRAQPIDGAVLLVGCDKTTPSLMMGAASTDIPSIVVTGGPMLNGWFRGERVGSGTALWQMSEDIKAGKMTQDEFLEAEQAMSRSSGTCNTMGTASTMASMAEALGMALSGNAAIPGVDSRRRVMAQLTGRRIVQMVKDDLKPSDILTKNAFENAIRCNGAIGGSTNAVIHLLALAGRVGVDVTLDDWDRCGRDVPTIVNLMPSGKYLMEEFFYAGGLPVVLKRLSEAGMLHDDALTVSGTTIGEEVKGATNWNDDVILPVEKALAASGGIAVLRGNLAPNGAVLKPSAASPHLMKHRGRAVVFEDIDDYKARIEDDALDIDENCVMVMKNCGPKGYPGMSEVGNMGLPPKVLKKGITDMVRISDARMSGTAYGTVVLHTAPEAAAGGPLAVVQTGDMIELDVEARRIHLDISDEELAARLADWTPPAPMFTSGYSKMFVDMVEGADTGADFTILKGNRGHEVPRDSH